A stretch of the Nitratifractor salsuginis DSM 16511 genome encodes the following:
- a CDS encoding CoA-binding protein — translation MECEFPRINSNEEEVRRYLTECRRIAVVGASPNPEKDSHRVTRYLIEHDYTVYPIYPKGEEFLGQKYYRSLKEIPEPVDMVVVFRKPEAVGPIADACIERGDVKVLWTQKGIVNNEAAEKAREHGINVVQNMCAMVEHRELIGE, via the coding sequence ATGGAGTGTGAATTTCCCCGGATCAACAGCAATGAAGAGGAGGTCAGGCGTTATCTGACCGAATGCAGGCGCATCGCCGTCGTCGGAGCCTCCCCCAATCCTGAAAAGGACAGCCACCGGGTCACCAGATACCTCATCGAGCATGACTATACCGTCTATCCCATCTACCCCAAAGGAGAGGAGTTCCTCGGCCAAAAATACTACCGGAGCCTCAAAGAGATCCCCGAACCGGTCGATATGGTGGTGGTCTTTCGCAAACCCGAAGCGGTCGGCCCCATCGCCGACGCCTGCATCGAACGGGGCGATGTAAAGGTCCTCTGGACCCAAAAGGGAATCGTCAATAACGAAGCGGCTGAAAAGGCCAGGGAGCACGGGATCAACGTGGTACAGAATATGTGCGCGATGGTCGAGCACCGGGAGCTAATCGGGGAATAA
- the ilvA gene encoding threonine ammonia-lyase — MLDLKKIGRARKRIADVVLHTPMAYAPILSELSGYEIYLKKENLQRTGSFKLRGAFNKIASLVEEGRRNGVVAASAGNHAQGVAFAARYFGIDGTIVMPESTPLTKVMGVQELGAEVILKGSNYDEAYAYAVEYAKEKGKDFVHPFADEEVMAGQGTIMLEMLEEEPELDAVVIPVGGGGLISGCAVAAKSLSPEMKVIGVASAGAPAMKLSYDAGKPIDTTGVRTIADGIAVRDTSPVTLEYIRKYVDEMKLVGEDEIANAILFLLERQKLTVEGAGAVGVAAILHKHLDLPKGSRIGIVLSGGNIDVTMLSLIIEKGLMKSFRKMKLVVTLIDKPGALERFAGLMREVQANIVQIGYDRTSTDLEFGDAHVSVALETKGAEHQEKIRQALRENGFPFREEH, encoded by the coding sequence ATGTTGGACTTAAAAAAGATCGGACGGGCGAGGAAGCGGATCGCGGATGTGGTGCTCCATACTCCTATGGCCTATGCACCGATTCTCAGTGAACTGAGCGGCTATGAGATCTATCTGAAAAAAGAGAACCTCCAGCGCACGGGATCGTTTAAACTGCGTGGGGCCTTTAACAAGATCGCTTCGCTCGTGGAAGAGGGACGCCGCAACGGTGTGGTGGCCGCCAGCGCGGGCAACCACGCCCAGGGAGTCGCTTTTGCCGCCCGCTATTTCGGGATCGACGGGACGATCGTGATGCCCGAATCGACCCCCCTGACCAAGGTGATGGGGGTTCAGGAGCTCGGAGCGGAAGTGATCCTCAAAGGGAGCAACTACGACGAAGCCTATGCCTATGCCGTGGAGTACGCGAAGGAGAAGGGAAAGGATTTCGTCCATCCCTTCGCCGACGAAGAGGTGATGGCGGGGCAGGGGACCATTATGCTGGAGATGCTGGAAGAAGAGCCGGAGCTGGATGCGGTGGTGATCCCCGTAGGCGGAGGCGGCCTGATCTCGGGCTGCGCCGTGGCGGCCAAATCCCTCTCGCCCGAGATGAAGGTGATCGGCGTCGCTTCAGCGGGTGCCCCGGCGATGAAGCTCTCCTACGATGCCGGCAAACCCATCGACACCACCGGGGTACGGACCATCGCCGACGGAATCGCCGTGCGCGATACTTCCCCCGTGACCCTGGAGTATATCCGCAAATATGTGGATGAGATGAAACTGGTGGGAGAGGATGAGATCGCCAATGCCATCCTCTTTCTTCTCGAGCGCCAGAAACTGACGGTTGAGGGCGCCGGAGCGGTGGGGGTGGCCGCCATACTCCACAAGCATCTGGATCTGCCCAAAGGGAGCCGTATCGGTATCGTGCTCAGCGGTGGGAACATTGACGTGACGATGCTTTCATTGATCATCGAAAAGGGACTGATGAAATCTTTCCGAAAGATGAAGCTGGTGGTCACCCTCATCGACAAGCCCGGCGCTCTGGAGCGCTTCGCCGGACTGATGCGGGAAGTGCAGGCCAACATCGTCCAGATCGGTTACGACCGCACTTCCACGGACCTGGAATTCGGCGATGCCCACGTCAGTGTGGCCCTGGAGACCAAAGGAGCCGAACATCAGGAGAAGATCCGCCAAGCTTTGAGAGAAAACGGTTTTCCCTTCAGAGAAGAACACTAG
- a CDS encoding phosphatase, with product MRNYGKRRETAPSSKKKDFAEQSHPELLTPHSSLLTHKYTIGFDLGSNTLRAVKYDCTSREFVAEYEKIVRTAEGLVESGRISEAAIGRVIEAVHEARERLGCDDAKIRAVATEAMRRAANREEVLQRIEDETGIRFEVIDGEEEARLTLLAVRERLKRLGIDAESFVMVDIGGGSTELVFNYREEIVSRSFPLGIVTLSQEAGGWRNVPAALEKHLPTLKGFIGDVYAHQGKPRLFSATAGTPTTVAALKLGMDYESYDSARINGTRLCRQDLEKTLQMLLAMNPEERQKAVGVGRDDLIAAGILIFDALFDLLGFEECIVIDDGLREGVAVSLCEDETARD from the coding sequence ATGAGGAACTACGGTAAGCGCCGTGAGACGGCGCCTTCTTCCAAAAAGAAAGACTTTGCAGAGCAAAGTCATCCTGAACTCCTCACTCCTCACTCCTCACTCCTCACTCACAAATATACCATCGGTTTCGACCTGGGCTCCAACACCCTCCGTGCCGTCAAATATGACTGTACTTCCCGGGAGTTCGTCGCCGAGTATGAAAAGATCGTCCGCACGGCAGAGGGGCTGGTCGAAAGCGGGCGGATATCGGAAGCGGCGATTGGGCGGGTGATCGAGGCGGTCCATGAAGCCAGGGAGCGGCTCGGCTGCGACGATGCGAAGATCCGGGCGGTGGCCACCGAGGCGATGCGCCGGGCGGCTAATCGTGAGGAGGTGCTGCAAAGGATCGAGGATGAAACCGGCATCCGTTTTGAAGTGATCGACGGGGAGGAAGAGGCGCGGTTGACCCTCTTGGCGGTGCGAGAGCGTCTGAAGCGTTTGGGGATCGATGCTGAAAGTTTCGTGATGGTGGATATCGGCGGGGGATCGACGGAGCTGGTTTTCAACTATCGAGAAGAGATAGTCAGCCGGAGCTTTCCTCTGGGGATCGTGACCCTGAGCCAGGAGGCGGGGGGCTGGCGCAATGTCCCCGCCGCGCTGGAAAAGCATTTGCCGACGCTGAAAGGATTTATCGGGGATGTCTATGCCCACCAGGGTAAGCCCAGGCTCTTCAGCGCCACCGCCGGAACCCCCACGACGGTGGCGGCGCTGAAGTTGGGGATGGATTACGAAAGTTACGACAGTGCCAGAATCAACGGGACCCGGCTCTGTCGTCAGGATCTGGAGAAGACGCTCCAGATGCTTTTGGCTATGAACCCCGAAGAACGTCAAAAGGCGGTGGGCGTGGGCCGGGATGATCTCATCGCCGCGGGGATTTTGATCTTTGATGCACTCTTCGATCTGCTGGGCTTTGAGGAGTGTATTGTCATTGACGACGGGCTCAGAGAGGGAGTGGCGGTTTCGCTTTGCGAGGATGAAACGGCGAGGGACTAG
- a CDS encoding acetolactate synthase large subunit, with protein sequence MKMSGAQMVCEAIIAEGVKTVFGYPGGAIMNVYDEIYKQNAFKHILTRHEQAAVHAADGYARATGEVGVAMVTSGPGFTNAVTGLATAYMDSVPLVVISGQVPLSLIGTDGFQEVDAVGISRPCTKHNYLVRSIEDLPRILKEAFYIARSGRPGPVLVDIPKDITGEMGEFIYPDHVNLPTYKPRYKGNDRQIKKAVEAIVKAKKPLLYIGGGTVLSNAYQEVREFAELTQIPTVETLMARGVMGAKNPLLVGMLGMHGSYAANMAMSETDLIISLGARFDDRVTGKLSEFARYADIIHVDIDPANIGKLVDVDYPIVGDVKTVVNKMLEMIREKVDPDRYQVWRDILARYDELHPLSYTDSDEVIKPQWVVERVGELVGSDAIITSDVGQHQMWTAQFYPFDRPRQWINSGGLGTMGYGFPAAIGAKVGVPEKTVINFTGDGSILMNVQELVTAAEYGVPVINIILNNHFLGMVRQWQTFFYDKRYSETDLSYQPDWKKLAEACGGAGYDVTTKAEFDEALRSAMEGGKVTFINVAVDRFENVLPMVPAGGALYNMLLEHKDQ encoded by the coding sequence ATGAAGATGAGCGGAGCTCAGATGGTGTGCGAGGCGATTATCGCCGAAGGGGTCAAGACGGTCTTCGGCTACCCCGGCGGCGCCATCATGAACGTCTATGACGAGATTTATAAACAGAATGCCTTCAAACACATCCTTACCCGGCACGAACAGGCGGCGGTCCACGCGGCCGACGGCTATGCACGGGCCACGGGTGAAGTCGGCGTCGCAATGGTGACCAGCGGACCGGGGTTCACCAATGCCGTGACCGGTCTGGCGACTGCCTATATGGATTCGGTTCCGCTGGTCGTCATCAGCGGGCAGGTTCCCCTGAGCCTCATCGGAACCGACGGTTTTCAGGAGGTCGATGCGGTCGGGATCTCCCGCCCCTGCACCAAACACAACTATCTGGTCCGCTCCATCGAGGATCTGCCCCGGATCCTCAAAGAGGCTTTCTACATCGCCCGCAGCGGGCGCCCCGGCCCGGTTCTGGTGGATATTCCCAAGGATATCACCGGTGAAATGGGTGAATTTATCTATCCCGATCATGTCAACCTGCCTACCTACAAACCCCGCTACAAAGGCAACGACCGGCAGATAAAAAAAGCAGTCGAAGCGATCGTCAAAGCCAAAAAACCTCTGCTCTATATCGGTGGCGGGACGGTCCTGAGCAATGCCTATCAGGAGGTCAGAGAGTTCGCCGAATTGACACAGATCCCCACTGTGGAGACCTTGATGGCCCGGGGAGTCATGGGGGCGAAGAATCCGCTGCTGGTCGGCATGCTGGGAATGCACGGCAGCTACGCCGCCAATATGGCGATGAGCGAAACCGATCTGATCATCTCCCTGGGGGCGCGCTTCGACGACCGGGTGACCGGGAAGCTCTCGGAGTTCGCCCGCTATGCCGATATTATTCACGTCGATATCGACCCGGCCAACATCGGCAAACTGGTCGATGTGGATTATCCCATCGTCGGCGATGTCAAGACGGTCGTCAACAAGATGCTGGAGATGATCCGGGAGAAGGTGGACCCCGACCGCTATCAGGTCTGGCGGGATATTCTGGCCCGCTACGACGAGCTCCATCCGCTCAGCTATACCGACAGTGACGAAGTGATCAAACCCCAGTGGGTCGTCGAGCGGGTCGGTGAGCTGGTCGGCAGCGACGCGATCATCACGTCCGATGTGGGGCAGCACCAGATGTGGACGGCTCAGTTCTACCCCTTCGACCGTCCCCGTCAATGGATCAATTCGGGCGGCCTGGGAACCATGGGATACGGCTTCCCCGCCGCCATAGGGGCCAAAGTGGGTGTTCCCGAAAAGACGGTCATCAATTTCACCGGTGACGGGTCGATCCTGATGAATGTGCAGGAGTTGGTGACGGCGGCCGAATACGGCGTGCCGGTGATCAACATCATCCTCAACAACCACTTCCTGGGGATGGTGCGGCAGTGGCAAACCTTTTTCTACGACAAACGCTACAGCGAGACCGATCTGAGTTATCAGCCCGACTGGAAAAAGCTGGCGGAAGCCTGCGGCGGTGCGGGGTATGACGTCACGACAAAGGCGGAGTTTGATGAGGCGCTTCGCTCGGCGATGGAAGGGGGTAAAGTGACCTTCATCAATGTCGCGGTGGACCGCTTCGAGAATGTCCTGCCTATGGTCCCGGCCGGAGGGGCTCTTTATAATATGCTGCTGGAACACAAGGATCAATGA
- the ilvN gene encoding acetolactate synthase small subunit codes for MDKVRRVISVVVANEAQVLARVSGLFAGRGYNIDSLTVAPIPDTDLSHMTIVTYGNRRVIEQIVKQLHKLIPTFKVIEHTEMVEKEMVLVKFPIEAPLADVRALCEAYNGGIVNAGTEMFIAMAADESARIEHFVDAIKRYHPLEVVRSGVVAMER; via the coding sequence ATGGATAAAGTAAGACGCGTTATCTCAGTTGTGGTCGCCAACGAGGCGCAGGTATTGGCCAGAGTCTCGGGGCTCTTCGCCGGGCGGGGGTACAACATCGATTCGCTCACCGTAGCGCCGATTCCCGATACGGATCTCTCTCATATGACCATCGTTACTTACGGTAATCGCCGGGTTATTGAACAGATCGTCAAGCAGCTCCATAAGTTGATTCCGACCTTCAAGGTCATTGAACATACGGAGATGGTCGAAAAGGAGATGGTGCTGGTGAAATTTCCCATCGAAGCACCGCTGGCTGATGTCCGCGCGCTTTGCGAAGCCTACAACGGCGGGATCGTGAACGCGGGAACGGAGATGTTCATTGCGATGGCGGCGGACGAATCGGCTCGGATTGAGCATTTTGTGGATGCGATCAAGCGCTATCACCCCTTGGAAGTCGTTCGCAGCGGGGTCGTTGCGATGGAGCGGTAA
- the lpxD gene encoding UDP-3-O-(3-hydroxymyristoyl)glucosamine N-acyltransferase, which produces MSYSLKEICKKIGVEYSGEDRSVTGLNTLADATPEELSFLHSEKYLRDLERTRAAAVLVEERFAERLPEGVIPLVTEEPYLKLALATALFAHRVSPASEPPVVGEGCEIDPTVRFGRNVKIGSNTVILAGSYIGDDVVIGENCLIHPNVTIYHGCSAGNGCIFHSGAVIGSDGYGFAHTRDGRHVKIHQLGAVRIGDEVEIGANTTIDRGALGDTLIGSGTKIDNQVQIGHNCIIGENCLIVAQTGIAGSTRLGRNVVMGGQSATAGHLEIGDFATLAARCAATKSLEGHKVYAGVPAMDIRLWRRQQAALMRLAKGKRS; this is translated from the coding sequence ATGTCCTATTCGTTGAAAGAGATTTGCAAAAAGATCGGGGTGGAGTATTCGGGTGAGGATCGTTCCGTCACCGGGCTCAATACCCTGGCCGATGCGACACCGGAAGAGCTGAGCTTTCTGCATAGCGAAAAGTATCTGCGGGATCTGGAGCGGACGCGGGCGGCGGCGGTATTGGTTGAGGAGCGCTTTGCCGAGCGTTTGCCCGAAGGGGTGATCCCCCTCGTTACCGAAGAGCCCTACCTCAAACTGGCCCTGGCGACGGCGCTGTTCGCTCACAGGGTCTCTCCCGCTTCGGAGCCTCCGGTCGTAGGAGAGGGGTGTGAAATCGATCCAACGGTTCGTTTCGGGCGGAATGTAAAGATCGGTAGCAATACGGTGATCCTGGCCGGCAGCTATATCGGAGACGATGTTGTCATCGGGGAAAACTGCCTCATCCATCCCAACGTGACGATCTATCACGGATGCAGCGCGGGCAACGGCTGTATCTTCCACAGCGGGGCAGTCATCGGTAGTGACGGCTACGGCTTCGCCCATACCCGCGACGGAAGGCATGTCAAGATCCATCAGCTCGGGGCGGTCCGCATCGGGGATGAGGTAGAGATCGGCGCCAATACCACGATCGACCGGGGTGCCCTGGGAGATACCCTCATCGGCAGCGGAACCAAGATCGACAATCAGGTCCAGATCGGTCACAACTGTATCATCGGAGAGAACTGTCTCATCGTCGCCCAGACGGGAATCGCCGGCTCGACGAGATTGGGGCGCAATGTGGTCATGGGGGGGCAGAGCGCTACGGCCGGGCATCTGGAGATCGGAGATTTCGCCACGCTGGCCGCCCGATGCGCCGCCACCAAATCCCTGGAAGGGCACAAGGTCTATGCCGGGGTCCCGGCGATGGATATCCGGCTCTGGCGACGGCAGCAGGCGGCTTTGATGCGCCTGGCCAAAGGGAAGAGAAGTTAG
- a CDS encoding PAS domain-containing protein: MSGKTVKNTITGHTITKPDPVDEEVPFDGGVMITETDRYGIITYANKKFRDMTGYTKEELIGSPHNINRHPDMPKEAFRQMWETIKRGEYWEGYVKNMRKDGRYYLVIVWIKPKFDKEGKIVGYIAGRKIPDRQKMNEALELYKKLKAEEEAKGLSAS; this comes from the coding sequence ATGAGTGGCAAAACAGTCAAGAATACCATAACCGGTCATACGATTACCAAGCCGGACCCTGTCGATGAAGAGGTTCCCTTCGACGGTGGCGTGATGATCACCGAGACCGACCGATACGGCATCATCACCTATGCCAACAAAAAATTCCGGGATATGACCGGATACACCAAAGAGGAACTCATCGGCTCCCCCCACAATATCAATCGACATCCCGATATGCCCAAAGAAGCCTTCCGTCAGATGTGGGAAACGATCAAAAGAGGGGAATATTGGGAGGGCTATGTCAAAAATATGCGCAAAGACGGACGCTACTATCTCGTTATCGTCTGGATCAAACCCAAATTTGACAAAGAAGGGAAAATCGTCGGATACATCGCGGGACGCAAGATCCCCGATCGTCAGAAAATGAATGAAGCACTCGAGCTTTACAAAAAGCTGAAAGCCGAAGAGGAAGCCAAAGGCCTCTCCGCTTCCTGA
- the metH gene encoding methionine synthase translates to MKPADRIREIIAERYLVIDGAMGTQIQDLKVPAEAWLDEKGESQEGCNELLNATAPELIGRIHKRYAMAGADMIKTNTFGAMPWVLDEYGLGERAYELSRKGAELVKAVCEEYSTPEKPRFVLGSIGPGTKLPSLGHIDYEAMYEGYLETARGLIDGGCDVFLLETCQDPLQIKAALHACEAANAEKSASLPIMVSVTIELSGSMLIGTDAATIVTILEPFDILSLGFNCGTGPDQVKKHLKTLSERCKFPISVHSNAGLPQNRGGHTFYPMGPDEFAKKELEFIDFDGVAFLGGCCGTTPQHIQALAKAIEGKKPKSPTGSIPPSIASLFESVELFQDPAPLLIGERSNATGSKAFRQLILDEDYEGTLTVAQEQVRAGAHALDVNVEFAGRDGAKDMKEVISLYNQKIPIPLMPDATNVHTMEVGLRRIGGRPIINSANLEDGIERFDRICRLAKKYGAALVLLTIDETGMAKEKERKVEVAERMIERAVNLHGLRKEELIVDVLTFTVGSGDEEYRDAAVQTLEAIRELHKRHPELGTTLGLSNISFGLAPHARVYLNSVFLHHCVEAGLSSVIINVKHIVPLSRMSEEDIAVCEELLFHADENSLFRFIEHFSDKSLETEQTDEEYEKLSTEEKIQKLLMDGDKERLIPLVEEARHELGADRIVNEILIDGMKVIGELFGSGQMQLPFVLQSAETMKATVDYLNPYLTKQEKESDTTLVIGTVKGDVHDVGKNLVDIILSNNGFKVKNIGIKVELEQFLEAYEEVNADAIGMSGLLVKSTQVMKENLEELARRGIEIPIIMGGAALTRGFVDDYCRPIYKGPIFYCRDAFDGVVAMSRIEEWKKDPSKPLDTRMAGDMNERVVKEKKEVVIPPFEEIKMPKPVEIPTPPFWGRRVMDRENLDLSMIFDWVNKRTLFKMHWGYKSKGMSKEEYQKLLDKTVYPAWERLKDTFLKEKLFEPTILYGYYPCRSDDQELFLFSPDEGWFSESEVNREPLEEIVGRAVGVFNFPRQRRKPYRALSDFFRHERHDVVALTCVSAGPKITEYERALYEKGEYLEYNLVHGLGVELAEALAEVAHKQIRLDLGIASEDEGHTLRDVRMNRYRGARYSFGYAACPDLEQSRVIFDLLEPEEFGIELSETFQIHPEQSTTAIVVHHPEATYYAV, encoded by the coding sequence TTGAAGCCTGCCGATCGTATTCGTGAAATCATTGCCGAGCGTTATCTGGTCATCGACGGGGCGATGGGAACCCAGATCCAGGATCTCAAGGTTCCCGCCGAGGCGTGGCTGGATGAAAAAGGTGAAAGTCAGGAGGGGTGCAACGAGCTGCTCAACGCCACGGCCCCCGAGTTGATCGGGCGCATCCACAAGCGCTACGCGATGGCGGGCGCCGATATGATCAAGACCAACACTTTCGGTGCGATGCCCTGGGTGCTGGACGAGTACGGCCTGGGGGAGCGGGCCTACGAGCTCTCCCGCAAGGGGGCGGAGCTGGTCAAGGCGGTCTGCGAGGAGTACTCCACGCCTGAGAAACCCCGCTTCGTCCTGGGCTCCATCGGCCCCGGGACCAAGCTTCCCAGCCTGGGCCATATTGACTACGAAGCGATGTACGAGGGTTATCTGGAGACGGCCCGGGGGCTCATCGACGGGGGCTGTGACGTCTTTTTGCTGGAGACCTGCCAGGACCCTCTGCAGATCAAAGCGGCCCTGCACGCCTGCGAAGCGGCCAACGCCGAAAAGTCCGCCTCGCTGCCCATTATGGTCTCGGTCACGATCGAACTTTCGGGTTCCATGCTCATCGGCACCGACGCGGCGACCATCGTGACGATCCTGGAGCCCTTCGACATTCTCTCTCTGGGCTTCAACTGCGGCACCGGGCCCGACCAGGTCAAAAAGCACCTCAAGACCCTCTCGGAGCGCTGCAAATTTCCCATCTCCGTCCACTCTAACGCCGGGCTGCCCCAGAACCGGGGCGGCCATACCTTCTATCCGATGGGGCCCGACGAGTTCGCCAAAAAGGAGCTGGAATTCATCGACTTCGACGGCGTGGCCTTTTTGGGAGGCTGCTGCGGGACCACGCCCCAGCATATCCAGGCTCTTGCCAAAGCCATCGAGGGCAAAAAACCCAAGTCCCCCACCGGTTCGATCCCGCCCAGCATTGCTTCTCTTTTCGAGAGTGTGGAGCTCTTCCAGGACCCCGCGCCCCTGCTCATCGGGGAGCGCTCCAACGCCACCGGTTCCAAAGCCTTCCGGCAGCTGATCCTGGACGAGGATTATGAAGGGACCCTCACCGTCGCTCAGGAGCAGGTCCGCGCCGGGGCCCACGCCCTGGATGTGAATGTGGAGTTCGCCGGACGGGACGGAGCGAAGGATATGAAGGAGGTGATCAGCCTCTACAACCAGAAGATCCCCATCCCCCTGATGCCCGACGCCACCAACGTCCATACGATGGAGGTGGGGTTGCGTCGGATCGGTGGCCGCCCCATCATCAACTCCGCCAACCTCGAAGACGGGATCGAGCGTTTCGACAGGATTTGCCGCCTGGCCAAAAAGTACGGCGCGGCGTTGGTGCTGCTGACCATCGACGAAACCGGAATGGCCAAGGAGAAAGAGCGCAAAGTCGAAGTGGCGGAGCGGATGATCGAGCGGGCGGTGAATCTTCACGGCCTGCGCAAAGAGGAACTGATCGTCGATGTGCTCACCTTTACCGTCGGCTCCGGGGATGAAGAGTACCGCGACGCGGCGGTGCAGACCCTGGAAGCGATCCGGGAGCTGCACAAACGCCACCCCGAACTGGGCACCACTCTGGGGTTGAGCAATATCTCCTTCGGCCTGGCCCCCCACGCCCGGGTCTATCTCAACTCCGTCTTTTTGCACCACTGCGTCGAAGCGGGACTCAGCAGCGTTATCATCAACGTCAAGCATATCGTCCCCCTCTCCCGGATGAGCGAAGAGGATATCGCCGTCTGTGAAGAGCTCCTCTTCCACGCCGACGAGAACAGCCTCTTCCGCTTCATCGAGCACTTCAGCGACAAGTCCCTGGAGACGGAGCAAACTGACGAAGAGTATGAAAAGCTCAGCACCGAAGAGAAGATCCAAAAGCTCCTGATGGACGGAGACAAGGAGCGGCTCATTCCCCTGGTGGAAGAGGCGCGCCACGAATTGGGCGCCGACCGGATCGTCAACGAGATTCTCATCGACGGGATGAAGGTGATCGGTGAACTCTTCGGCAGTGGGCAGATGCAGCTGCCTTTTGTGCTTCAATCGGCCGAAACGATGAAGGCGACGGTGGATTACCTCAATCCCTACCTCACCAAGCAGGAAAAAGAGAGCGATACGACGCTGGTGATCGGTACCGTCAAAGGCGACGTCCACGACGTGGGCAAGAACCTGGTGGACATTATCCTCTCCAACAATGGCTTCAAGGTCAAAAACATCGGCATCAAAGTAGAGCTGGAGCAGTTCCTCGAAGCCTACGAAGAGGTCAACGCCGACGCCATCGGGATGAGCGGCCTATTGGTCAAATCGACCCAGGTGATGAAGGAGAATCTGGAGGAGTTGGCCCGTCGGGGGATCGAGATACCGATTATCATGGGGGGAGCGGCGCTGACCCGGGGATTCGTGGACGACTACTGCCGCCCCATCTACAAGGGCCCCATCTTCTACTGCCGCGACGCTTTCGACGGAGTGGTGGCGATGAGCCGGATCGAAGAGTGGAAAAAAGACCCCTCCAAACCCCTCGATACCCGGATGGCCGGCGATATGAACGAGCGAGTGGTCAAAGAGAAGAAGGAGGTGGTGATCCCTCCTTTTGAAGAGATCAAAATGCCCAAGCCCGTGGAGATCCCCACGCCCCCCTTCTGGGGCCGGCGGGTGATGGATCGGGAGAACCTGGACCTGAGTATGATCTTCGACTGGGTCAACAAGCGGACCCTTTTTAAGATGCATTGGGGCTACAAGAGCAAAGGGATGAGCAAGGAGGAATATCAAAAGCTCCTGGACAAAACCGTCTATCCCGCCTGGGAACGGCTGAAGGATACCTTCCTCAAAGAGAAGCTCTTCGAGCCGACCATCCTCTACGGCTACTATCCCTGCCGCAGCGATGATCAGGAGCTCTTCCTCTTCTCACCCGATGAGGGGTGGTTCAGCGAGAGCGAAGTCAACCGTGAACCCCTGGAAGAGATCGTGGGACGCGCGGTCGGGGTCTTCAACTTCCCCCGCCAGCGGCGCAAACCCTATCGGGCGCTGAGCGACTTCTTCCGCCATGAGCGTCACGATGTGGTGGCGCTTACCTGCGTCAGCGCCGGGCCGAAGATCACTGAATATGAGCGGGCGCTTTATGAAAAGGGAGAGTATCTGGAGTACAACCTGGTCCACGGCCTCGGCGTGGAACTAGCCGAAGCTCTGGCGGAGGTGGCCCACAAGCAGATTCGCCTGGATCTGGGCATCGCCAGCGAGGACGAGGGGCATACCCTGCGGGATGTGCGGATGAACCGCTACCGGGGTGCGCGCTACAGCTTCGGCTATGCCGCCTGCCCCGACCTGGAGCAGAGCCGGGTCATCTTTGACCTCCTTGAGCCCGAAGAGTTTGGCATTGAACTGAGCGAAACCTTCCAGATCCACCCCGAGCAGAGCACGACGGCGATCGTGGTGCACCATCCCGAAGCGACCTATTACGCAGTCTAA
- a CDS encoding metallophosphoesterase family protein yields MRILHCSDPHFDLSLRSIPWKKLFGKRAIGALNLLGGRGRYFDEAEEKIAALARFKERYGVDLVLCTGDVTALGLTAELENAAELLAPLAQPPKHFIIIPGNHDVYSADVIRGDHFHYYFGQYMHTDWPQYAVDGPWPIVRLFSEDIAVVAVNSAKPNPLPWRSDGYIPPAQLEALEKILQDHRIKDRWIFVMTHYAARLANGRPDKPNHGLRNADEFLNVCRLIQKGAILNGHVHRCYRTSLADEGLNIDEYCAGSVTMEGRECFWLFDVNQDSMKVHQGYFDKEAYEFKLRKS; encoded by the coding sequence ATGAGAATACTGCACTGCAGTGACCCCCATTTTGATCTCTCACTCAGGAGCATTCCCTGGAAAAAACTATTCGGAAAACGTGCCATAGGGGCACTGAACCTTTTGGGAGGAAGGGGACGCTATTTTGACGAAGCCGAAGAGAAAATCGCCGCACTCGCTCGCTTCAAAGAACGTTACGGTGTCGATCTGGTCCTCTGCACCGGCGATGTGACCGCTCTGGGACTGACGGCGGAGCTGGAAAATGCCGCGGAGCTTCTGGCCCCCCTGGCCCAGCCTCCCAAACATTTCATCATCATTCCCGGTAACCACGATGTCTACAGTGCCGACGTGATACGAGGCGACCATTTCCACTACTATTTCGGCCAATATATGCATACCGATTGGCCCCAATATGCCGTAGACGGCCCCTGGCCCATCGTGCGGCTTTTCAGTGAGGATATAGCCGTCGTCGCCGTCAACAGTGCCAAACCCAATCCCCTTCCCTGGCGCTCGGATGGCTATATCCCCCCTGCACAACTCGAAGCTTTGGAGAAGATCTTACAGGATCATAGAATCAAAGACCGCTGGATCTTCGTGATGACCCACTATGCCGCCAGGCTTGCAAATGGCCGACCGGACAAACCCAACCACGGATTACGCAATGCAGACGAATTCCTCAATGTCTGTCGCCTCATCCAAAAAGGAGCCATCCTCAACGGCCACGTCCACCGATGCTACCGCACTTCATTAGCCGATGAAGGGCTGAATATCGATGAGTACTGCGCCGGCAGCGTTACAATGGAAGGTAGAGAGTGTTTCTGGCTCTTTGATGTAAACCAAGATTCGATGAAGGTTCACCAAGGCTACTTCGATAAAGAGGCTTATGAGTTTAAGCTCAGAAAATCTTAG